A genomic stretch from Serratia entomophila includes:
- a CDS encoding YfcL family protein, translating into MIAEFEARILALIDDMVEHASDDELFAGGYLRGHLTLAVAEAEEQGEHTAEALKARVESSLNKAITAGELSPPDQVLVRGMWENLYQTALPTA; encoded by the coding sequence ATGATCGCAGAATTCGAAGCGCGCATTCTGGCGCTGATTGATGACATGGTAGAGCACGCCAGCGATGATGAACTGTTTGCCGGTGGCTACCTGCGCGGTCATCTGACGCTGGCGGTAGCCGAAGCGGAAGAGCAGGGCGAGCACACCGCCGAAGCGCTGAAAGCGCGGGTTGAAAGCAGCCTGAACAAAGCCATCACCGCCGGGGAGCTGTCGCCGCCGGATCAGGTATTGGTGCGCGGCATGTGGGAAAATCTGTACCAGACCGCATTGCCAACCGCCTAA
- a CDS encoding elongation factor P hydroxylase, which yields MSDTQTTHQYEQLIAIFNQCFSDDYNTRLVKGDDEPIYLPADDELPYHRIVFAHGFYASGLHEISHWCIAGEARRKLMDFGYWYCPDGRDAQTQSEFEAVEIKPQALEWMFCTAAGFPFNVSCDNLNGDCEPDRIAFQRKVRARVLHLLEQGIPTRPARFIQALQSFYNTPPLAAEHFPYPEDLN from the coding sequence ATGTCGGACACGCAGACCACCCATCAATACGAACAGCTGATCGCTATTTTCAATCAGTGCTTCAGCGATGATTACAATACCCGGTTGGTGAAGGGGGATGACGAACCCATTTACCTGCCGGCCGATGACGAACTGCCGTACCACCGCATCGTCTTCGCCCATGGTTTTTACGCCAGCGGCCTGCATGAGATCTCGCACTGGTGCATCGCCGGCGAGGCGCGCCGCAAGCTGATGGACTTCGGCTATTGGTACTGCCCGGACGGCCGCGACGCGCAAACGCAGAGCGAGTTCGAAGCGGTGGAGATCAAACCGCAGGCGCTGGAGTGGATGTTCTGCACGGCGGCCGGTTTTCCGTTCAACGTCAGCTGCGACAACCTGAACGGCGACTGCGAGCCGGATCGCATCGCGTTCCAGCGCAAGGTGCGCGCCCGGGTGTTGCACCTGCTGGAGCAGGGAATACCCACAAGGCCCGCGCGCTTTATTCAGGCGCTGCAATCGTTTTACAATACGCCCCCCTTGGCGGCCGAGCATTTTCCCTACCCGGAAGATCTCAACTGA
- a CDS encoding sulfite exporter TauE/SafE family protein, with protein sequence MDWLVVGPEMLGVLFAVALLAGFIDSIAGGGGLLTVPALLAVGVPPAQALATNKLQSVGGSFSASLYFIRRGAVNLKEQKLTILLTLIGSIIGAILVQHMRADLLRQMLPLLVIGIGLYFLLMPRLGEEDRQRRLGALPFGLVAGGCVGFYDGFFGPGAGSFYALAYVTLCGFNLAKSTAHAKVLNFTSNVGGLALFIIGGKVVWSIGLVMLVGQVLGARLGAHMVLTRGQKLIRPMIVIVSLVMSCKLLYDNHGAEIQQWLALHI encoded by the coding sequence ATGGACTGGTTAGTCGTTGGCCCCGAGATGCTCGGGGTTTTGTTTGCCGTGGCGCTGTTGGCGGGATTTATCGATTCCATCGCCGGCGGCGGTGGGTTGCTGACGGTGCCGGCGCTGCTGGCGGTGGGGGTTCCCCCGGCACAGGCGTTGGCGACCAACAAGCTGCAGTCGGTGGGCGGTTCCTTCTCCGCCAGCCTGTACTTTATTCGCCGCGGCGCGGTGAACCTCAAAGAACAGAAACTGACCATTCTGCTGACGCTGATTGGCTCGATCATCGGGGCGATCCTGGTGCAGCACATGCGCGCCGATCTGCTGCGGCAGATGCTGCCGCTGCTGGTGATCGGCATCGGCCTGTATTTCCTGCTGATGCCGCGGCTGGGCGAGGAAGATCGCCAACGCCGCCTGGGCGCTTTGCCCTTTGGTCTGGTGGCCGGCGGCTGCGTTGGGTTTTATGACGGCTTCTTCGGCCCCGGCGCCGGTTCTTTCTATGCGTTGGCCTACGTGACGCTGTGCGGTTTTAATCTGGCCAAGTCCACCGCGCACGCCAAGGTGCTGAATTTCACCTCCAACGTCGGCGGGCTGGCGCTGTTTATCATCGGCGGCAAGGTGGTGTGGAGCATCGGGTTGGTGATGCTGGTGGGGCAGGTGCTGGGCGCGCGCCTCGGGGCGCACATGGTGCTGACCCGCGGGCAAAAGCTGATCCGGCCGATGATCGTCATCGTCTCGCTGGTGATGAGCTGCAAGCTGTTGTACGACAATCACGGCGCAGAAATTCAGCAGTGGCTGGCGTTGCATATTTAG
- the mepA gene encoding penicillin-insensitive murein endopeptidase, translating into MKNWMLGLAALMASGSALALTPWQKIDHPVAGAPQAVGGFANGCIIGAQPLPLNSADYQVMRTDQRRYFGHPDLLAFIQRLSSKANQKSLGTVLIGDMAMPAGGRFSSGHASHQSGLDVDIWLQLPRQRWSAQQLLKPQPIDLVSGDGKQVVARQWQPQIASLIKLAAQDAEVTRIFVNPAIKQRLCLDAGADRDWLHKVRPWFGHRAHMHVRLRCPAGSLECKEQDTPPPGDGCGAELASWFVPHQPSAKPGKPVPPPLPPTCQALLDNHFAAE; encoded by the coding sequence ATGAAAAACTGGATGTTGGGTCTGGCTGCCCTGATGGCCTCTGGTTCCGCTTTGGCGTTGACGCCGTGGCAGAAAATCGATCACCCGGTGGCCGGCGCGCCGCAGGCGGTTGGCGGCTTCGCCAACGGCTGCATTATCGGCGCCCAGCCGCTGCCGCTGAACTCAGCGGATTATCAGGTGATGCGCACCGATCAGCGCCGCTATTTCGGCCACCCGGATCTGCTGGCGTTTATTCAACGTCTCAGCAGCAAGGCGAATCAGAAATCGCTGGGCACGGTGCTGATCGGCGATATGGCGATGCCGGCCGGCGGGCGCTTCAGCAGCGGTCACGCCAGCCACCAGTCGGGGCTGGACGTCGACATCTGGCTGCAGCTGCCGCGCCAGCGCTGGAGTGCGCAGCAGTTGCTGAAGCCGCAGCCGATCGATCTGGTTTCGGGCGACGGCAAGCAGGTGGTGGCGCGCCAGTGGCAGCCGCAGATTGCCTCTCTGATTAAACTGGCGGCGCAGGATGCCGAAGTGACGCGCATCTTCGTCAACCCGGCGATCAAACAGCGCCTGTGTCTGGATGCCGGCGCCGACCGCGACTGGCTGCACAAGGTGCGGCCGTGGTTCGGCCACCGCGCGCACATGCACGTGCGTTTGCGCTGCCCGGCGGGCAGCCTTGAATGTAAAGAGCAGGATACGCCGCCGCCGGGCGATGGCTGCGGTGCCGAGCTGGCGAGCTGGTTCGTGCCGCATCAACCGAGCGCCAAACCGGGTAAACCGGTGCCGCCGCCGTTACCGCCTACCTGTCAGGCATTGCTGGATAATCATTTCGCAGCGGAATAA
- the aroC gene encoding chorismate synthase yields the protein MAGNSIGQIFRVTTFGESHGIALGCIVDGVPPGIPLTEADLQHDLDRRRPGTSRYTTQRREPDQVRILSGVFEGVTTGTSIGLMIENTDQRSQDYSAIKDVFRPGHADYTYEQKYGLRDYRGGGRSSARETAMRVAAGAIAKKYLQQKFGVRVRGYLAQIGDVTCELKDWDQVEQNPFFCPDPDKLEPLDELMRALKKEGDSIGAKVSVIAENVPVGLGEPVFDRLDADLAHALMSINAVKGVEIGDGFGVVTKRGSENRDEITPEGFQSNHAGGILGGISSGQPVIAHLALKPTSSIMVPGRTINRQGEAVEMVTRGRHDPCVGIRAVPIAEAMMAIVLMDHLLRQRAQNGDVVSDVPRW from the coding sequence ATGGCTGGAAACAGTATTGGGCAGATTTTCCGCGTCACCACATTTGGTGAATCTCACGGGATAGCGCTGGGGTGTATCGTCGACGGCGTGCCGCCAGGCATCCCGCTTACTGAAGCCGATTTGCAGCACGATCTGGACCGCCGCCGTCCGGGGACTTCGCGTTATACCACCCAGCGCCGCGAACCGGACCAGGTGCGTATCCTCTCCGGCGTGTTTGAGGGGGTGACCACCGGCACCAGCATCGGGTTGATGATCGAAAATACCGACCAGCGCTCCCAGGACTACAGCGCCATCAAAGACGTGTTCCGCCCGGGACATGCCGACTACACCTACGAACAAAAATATGGCCTGCGCGACTACCGCGGCGGCGGCCGCTCTTCGGCGCGCGAAACCGCAATGCGCGTGGCGGCCGGGGCGATCGCCAAGAAATATCTGCAGCAGAAGTTCGGCGTGCGGGTGCGCGGCTATCTGGCGCAAATTGGCGACGTGACCTGTGAATTGAAAGACTGGGATCAGGTCGAGCAAAACCCGTTCTTCTGCCCGGATCCGGACAAGCTGGAGCCACTGGACGAACTGATGCGTGCGCTGAAGAAAGAGGGCGACTCTATCGGCGCCAAGGTCAGCGTGATCGCCGAAAACGTGCCGGTTGGCCTGGGCGAGCCGGTCTTTGACCGCCTGGACGCCGATCTGGCCCACGCGCTGATGAGCATCAACGCGGTAAAAGGCGTGGAAATCGGCGACGGTTTTGGCGTGGTGACCAAGCGCGGCAGCGAAAACCGCGACGAAATCACCCCGGAAGGCTTCCAGAGCAACCATGCGGGCGGCATTCTCGGCGGCATCAGCAGCGGGCAGCCGGTGATCGCGCATCTGGCGCTCAAGCCGACTTCCAGCATTATGGTGCCGGGCCGCACCATCAATCGCCAGGGCGAGGCGGTGGAAATGGTCACCCGCGGCCGCCACGACCCTTGCGTGGGCATCCGTGCGGTGCCGATCGCCGAAGCGATGATGGCGATTGTGCTGATGGATCACCTGCTGCGCCAGCGTGCGCAGAACGGTGATGTGGTTTCCGACGTTCCGCGCTGGTAA
- the prmB gene encoding 50S ribosomal protein L3 N(5)-glutamine methyltransferase, which translates to MDKIFVDEAVNELHTIQDMLRWAVSRFNAANIYYGHGTDNPWDEAVQLVLPSLFLPLDIPEDMHTARLTSSERHRIVERVIRRVNERIPVAYLTNKAWFCGMEFYVDERVLVPRSPIGELINDRFSALIPHPPRHILDMCTGSGCIAIACGYAFPEAEVDAVDISSDVLAVTERNIQAHGVEHQVIPIRSDLFRDVPAIQYDLIVTNPPYVDAEDMSDLPQEFRFEPELGLAAGSDGLKLVRRILACAPDYLSDDGVLICEVGNSMVHLMEQYPDIPFTWLEFENGGDGVFMLTKQQLVDCKAHFSLYRS; encoded by the coding sequence TTGGACAAAATTTTCGTCGACGAAGCAGTGAACGAACTGCACACCATTCAGGATATGCTGCGCTGGGCGGTGAGCCGCTTCAACGCCGCCAATATCTACTATGGTCACGGAACCGATAATCCGTGGGACGAAGCGGTGCAATTGGTGCTGCCAAGCCTGTTCCTGCCGTTGGATATTCCAGAGGACATGCACACCGCACGTTTGACCTCCAGCGAGCGCCACCGCATCGTTGAGCGCGTGATCCGCCGCGTCAACGAGCGCATCCCGGTCGCCTACCTGACCAACAAAGCCTGGTTCTGCGGCATGGAATTCTACGTGGACGAGCGCGTGCTGGTGCCGCGTTCGCCGATTGGCGAGCTGATCAACGATCGCTTCAGCGCGTTGATCCCGCACCCGCCGCGCCATATTCTCGACATGTGCACCGGCAGCGGCTGCATCGCCATCGCCTGCGGCTACGCCTTCCCGGAGGCGGAAGTGGACGCGGTGGACATTTCCAGCGACGTGCTGGCGGTGACCGAGCGCAACATTCAGGCACACGGCGTCGAACATCAGGTGATCCCGATCCGTTCCGATCTGTTTCGCGACGTGCCGGCGATCCAATACGATCTGATCGTCACCAACCCGCCGTATGTGGACGCGGAAGACATGTCTGACCTGCCGCAGGAGTTCCGCTTCGAGCCGGAGCTGGGCCTGGCGGCGGGCAGCGACGGCCTGAAGCTGGTGCGCCGCATCCTGGCCTGCGCGCCGGATTACCTGAGCGACGACGGGGTGCTGATTTGTGAAGTGGGCAACAGCATGGTACATCTGATGGAACAATATCCGGATATTCCGTTCACCTGGCTGGAGTTCGAAAACGGCGGCGACGGCGTATTCATGCTGACCAAACAACAGCTGGTGGATTGCAAGGCGCACTTCAGCCTCTACCGCAGCTAA
- the smrB gene encoding endonuclease SmrB: MKNKHPLSKDELQLFRESVAGAKKLRQDTIVHRPPKPKIKQAAPQRLLQEQVDASYYFSDEYQPQLEEEGPTRYVRPGYSPFELKKLRRGDYSPDLFLDLHGLTQMQAKQELGALIAACKREHVHCACVMHGHGKHILKQQTPLWLAQHPDVLAFHQAPKEWGGNAAILLLVELAE; encoded by the coding sequence ATGAAGAACAAGCACCCTCTGAGCAAAGATGAACTGCAGCTCTTCAGAGAGTCGGTTGCGGGCGCGAAAAAACTGCGACAGGACACTATCGTCCACCGCCCGCCCAAGCCAAAGATAAAACAGGCGGCGCCGCAGCGCCTGCTGCAGGAGCAGGTCGACGCCAGCTATTATTTCTCTGATGAATATCAGCCACAGTTGGAGGAGGAAGGCCCGACGCGCTATGTGCGCCCGGGTTACAGCCCGTTCGAGCTGAAGAAGCTGCGCCGCGGCGACTATTCGCCGGATCTGTTTCTCGATTTGCACGGCCTGACCCAAATGCAGGCCAAGCAGGAGCTGGGGGCGCTGATCGCCGCCTGCAAGCGCGAACACGTGCACTGCGCCTGCGTGATGCACGGCCACGGCAAACACATTCTCAAGCAGCAAACGCCGCTGTGGCTGGCGCAGCACCCCGACGTGCTGGCGTTCCACCAGGCGCCGAAGGAATGGGGCGGCAACGCGGCCATTCTGCTGCTGGTCGAGCTGGCGGAATAA
- the sixA gene encoding phosphohistidine phosphatase SixA: MQVLIMRHGEAALDAASDAVRPLTPCGRDESRQMAAWLNTKSLDIERVLVSPYLRAEQTLATVREALTLPEGEEVLPELTPGGDAGHVGSYLQALAMQGVSSVLIVSHLPLVGYLVAELCPGECPPMFATSAIANVDLAADGSYGKFEWQVSPSQVMAKV, from the coding sequence ATGCAAGTTTTGATTATGCGTCACGGAGAGGCGGCACTCGATGCGGCCAGCGATGCGGTAAGGCCCCTTACCCCGTGCGGTCGTGATGAGTCTCGTCAGATGGCGGCCTGGTTGAATACCAAGTCTCTGGATATTGAACGCGTGCTGGTCAGCCCTTATCTGCGGGCAGAACAGACGCTGGCGACGGTGCGCGAAGCGTTGACGCTGCCGGAAGGCGAAGAGGTGTTGCCCGAGCTGACGCCGGGCGGCGACGCCGGGCATGTCGGCAGCTACCTGCAGGCGTTGGCGATGCAAGGGGTGAGCTCGGTGCTGATCGTCTCTCACTTGCCGCTGGTGGGGTACCTGGTGGCCGAACTGTGCCCGGGCGAGTGCCCGCCGATGTTCGCCACTTCCGCGATCGCCAATGTCGATTTGGCGGCCGACGGCAGCTACGGCAAGTTCGAATGGCAGGTGAGCCCATCGCAGGTGATGGCCAAGGTCTGA
- the fadJ gene encoding fatty acid oxidation complex subunit alpha FadJ, with translation MSFENALHEQRAKPSAFQLTLRPDNIGVITIDVPGEKVNTLKAEFVEQVNDVLLKAQQHTALEGLVIISGKPDSFIAGADITMIAACTSAKEAETLAKKGQSTLAQIAAFPVPVVAAIHGACLGGGLELALACHSRICSLDEKTALGLPEVQLGLLPGSGGTQRLPRLIGADKALDLILTGRHVRARQALRMGLVDDAVPQSILLQTAIERVKRGWQSKRELPWQARLLNGPLGRSLLFSIVRKKTLEKTHGNYPAAERIIQVVRTGLDQGSASGYEAEARAFGELAMTPQSAALRSLFFASTALKKERGGNAQPHALHRVGILGGGLMGGGIACVTATRGGLPVRIKDINETGINHALKYSWDILGKRVRSKRMRPAERQKQMMLISGSTDYTGFEQADIVVEAVFEDLALKQQMVAEIEQHAAPHTVFASNTSSLPIGHIAAKAQRPQQVIGLHYFSPVDKMPLVEVIPHAGTSEETIATTVALAHKQGKTAIVVADRAGFYVNRILAPYINEAARCLLEGEPIESLDKALVDFGFPVGPITLLDEVGIDVGTKIIPVLVAELGERFAAPAAFDAVLKDGRKGRKNGRGFYLYPSEGQQRQRRKRADTSVYLLLGVTPKSHLQPATIAQRCVMMMLNEAARCLDEGVICSARDGDIGAVFGIGFPPFLGGPFRYMDELGAGTVVKTLEYLQQRYGEHFAPCEKLRRMAQQGERFYPQGS, from the coding sequence ATGAGCTTCGAAAATGCATTGCACGAACAGCGCGCCAAACCTTCAGCCTTTCAGCTGACGCTGCGCCCGGACAATATCGGGGTGATCACCATCGACGTCCCGGGCGAAAAGGTGAATACGCTGAAGGCCGAGTTTGTCGAACAGGTGAATGACGTGCTGCTCAAAGCGCAGCAGCACACCGCGTTGGAAGGGCTGGTGATCATCTCCGGCAAGCCGGATTCGTTTATCGCCGGCGCCGACATCACCATGATTGCCGCCTGCACCAGCGCCAAAGAGGCTGAAACGCTGGCGAAGAAAGGGCAAAGCACGCTGGCGCAGATCGCCGCTTTCCCGGTGCCGGTGGTGGCGGCTATTCACGGCGCCTGCCTGGGCGGCGGGCTGGAGCTGGCGCTGGCTTGCCACAGCCGCATTTGCTCGCTGGACGAGAAAACCGCGCTCGGGCTGCCGGAGGTGCAGCTGGGGCTGCTGCCTGGGTCTGGCGGCACCCAACGTTTGCCGCGGCTGATCGGCGCCGACAAGGCGCTGGATCTGATCCTGACCGGTCGGCACGTCCGGGCGCGCCAGGCGCTGCGCATGGGGCTGGTGGACGACGCCGTGCCGCAGTCGATTTTGCTGCAAACCGCCATCGAACGGGTGAAGCGGGGCTGGCAAAGCAAGCGCGAGCTGCCGTGGCAGGCGCGTTTGCTTAATGGCCCGCTGGGCCGCAGCCTGCTGTTCAGCATAGTGCGCAAGAAAACGCTGGAGAAAACCCACGGCAATTACCCGGCGGCGGAACGGATCATTCAGGTGGTGCGCACCGGGCTGGATCAGGGCAGCGCCAGCGGTTATGAAGCGGAAGCGCGCGCCTTCGGCGAGCTGGCGATGACGCCGCAGTCGGCGGCATTGCGCAGCCTGTTCTTCGCCTCCACCGCGCTGAAAAAAGAGCGGGGCGGCAACGCGCAGCCACACGCGCTGCATCGCGTCGGCATTCTCGGCGGCGGCCTGATGGGCGGCGGCATCGCCTGCGTGACCGCCACCCGCGGTGGATTGCCGGTGCGCATCAAAGACATTAACGAAACCGGCATCAACCATGCGTTGAAATACAGCTGGGACATTCTCGGCAAGCGGGTGCGCAGCAAACGCATGCGCCCGGCGGAGCGGCAAAAGCAGATGATGCTGATCTCCGGCTCGACCGACTATACCGGTTTTGAACAGGCAGATATCGTGGTGGAGGCGGTGTTTGAGGATCTGGCGCTCAAGCAGCAGATGGTCGCTGAAATTGAACAGCATGCCGCGCCGCACACCGTTTTCGCTTCCAACACTTCGTCGCTGCCGATTGGCCATATCGCCGCCAAGGCGCAGCGGCCGCAACAGGTGATTGGGCTGCACTACTTCAGCCCGGTCGATAAAATGCCGCTGGTGGAGGTGATCCCGCACGCCGGCACCAGCGAAGAGACTATCGCCACCACCGTGGCGCTGGCGCACAAGCAGGGTAAAACGGCCATCGTGGTGGCCGACCGGGCCGGGTTCTACGTTAACCGCATTCTGGCGCCTTATATTAATGAAGCGGCGCGCTGCCTGCTGGAAGGCGAGCCGATCGAGTCGCTGGACAAAGCCCTGGTGGACTTCGGTTTCCCGGTGGGGCCCATCACCCTGCTGGACGAGGTGGGCATCGACGTCGGTACCAAGATCATTCCGGTGCTGGTGGCGGAGCTGGGCGAACGTTTTGCCGCCCCGGCCGCGTTTGACGCGGTGCTGAAGGACGGGCGCAAGGGCCGCAAGAACGGCCGCGGTTTCTACCTCTACCCAAGCGAAGGCCAACAGCGCCAGCGGCGCAAGCGCGCCGACACCTCGGTGTACCTCCTGCTGGGCGTGACCCCGAAATCGCATCTGCAGCCGGCGACCATCGCCCAGCGCTGCGTGATGATGATGCTGAACGAAGCGGCGCGCTGCCTGGACGAAGGCGTGATATGCAGCGCGCGCGATGGCGACATCGGTGCGGTGTTCGGCATCGGCTTCCCGCCGTTCCTCGGCGGCCCGTTCCGCTATATGGATGAGCTTGGCGCCGGGACGGTGGTGAAAACGCTGGAATACCTGCAGCAGCGCTACGGCGAGCACTTCGCCCCCTGTGAAAAGCTGCGGCGCATGGCGCAGCAGGGGGAGCGCTTTTACCCGCAGGGGAGCTGA
- the fadI gene encoding acetyl-CoA C-acyltransferase FadI: MSKALPLVTRHGDRIAIVNGLRTPFAKQATAYHGIPAVDLGKTAVSELLARSGIDPALIEQLVFGQVVQMPEAPNIAREIVLGTGMSVHTDAYSVSRACATSFQAIANVAESIMAGSISIGIAGGADSSSVLPIGVSKALARTLVDVNKARTLSQRLKLFSRLKFRDLMPVPPAVAEYSTGLRMGDTAEQMAKSHGITREEQDALAHRSHQLAAKAWEQGLLHDEVMTAYVPPYRAQVTEDNNIRKDSSLASYAKLKPAFDRKHGSVTAANSTPLTDGAAAVLMMSESRAKELGLQPLGYLRSFAFAAIDVWEDMLLGPSYATPLALDRAGIGLADLTLIDMHEAFAAQTLANLKMFASDEFARQKLGRSQAIGEVDMDKFNVLGGSIAYGHPFAATGARMITQTLHELKRRGGGLGLTTACAAGGLGAAMIVEVE, from the coding sequence ATGAGTAAGGCACTGCCGTTGGTGACCCGTCACGGTGACCGTATCGCGATTGTAAATGGACTGCGTACCCCCTTTGCCAAACAGGCGACCGCCTATCACGGCATTCCGGCGGTGGATCTGGGAAAAACGGCGGTGAGCGAGCTCTTGGCCCGCAGCGGCATTGACCCGGCGCTGATTGAACAGCTGGTGTTCGGCCAGGTGGTGCAGATGCCTGAGGCGCCGAATATCGCGCGTGAAATCGTGCTCGGCACCGGCATGAGCGTGCATACCGACGCCTACAGCGTGTCGCGCGCCTGTGCCACCAGTTTCCAGGCTATCGCCAACGTAGCGGAAAGCATCATGGCCGGCAGCATCAGCATCGGCATCGCCGGCGGCGCGGACTCTTCTTCGGTGCTGCCGATCGGCGTCAGCAAGGCGCTGGCGCGCACGCTGGTGGACGTCAACAAGGCGCGTACCCTTTCTCAGCGCCTCAAACTGTTCAGCCGGCTGAAATTCCGCGATCTGATGCCGGTGCCGCCGGCGGTGGCGGAATACTCCACCGGCTTGCGCATGGGCGACACCGCCGAGCAAATGGCGAAAAGCCACGGCATCACCCGCGAGGAGCAGGACGCGCTGGCGCACCGTTCGCACCAGTTGGCGGCCAAAGCCTGGGAACAGGGGTTGCTGCATGATGAGGTGATGACCGCCTATGTGCCGCCGTACCGCGCGCAGGTGACCGAAGACAACAATATCCGCAAAGACTCCAGCCTGGCCTCTTACGCCAAGCTGAAACCGGCGTTCGATCGCAAACACGGCAGCGTGACCGCGGCCAACAGCACGCCATTGACCGACGGCGCGGCCGCGGTGCTGATGATGAGCGAATCGCGCGCCAAAGAGCTGGGGCTGCAGCCGCTGGGGTACCTGCGCAGCTTCGCCTTCGCCGCCATCGACGTATGGGAAGACATGCTGCTTGGCCCGTCTTACGCCACGCCGCTGGCGCTGGATCGCGCCGGCATCGGCCTGGCCGACCTGACGTTGATCGACATGCACGAAGCCTTCGCCGCGCAGACTCTGGCCAACCTCAAAATGTTCGCCAGCGATGAGTTCGCGCGGCAAAAGCTGGGGCGCAGCCAGGCGATTGGCGAAGTGGATATGGACAAGTTCAACGTGCTGGGCGGCTCGATAGCCTACGGCCACCCGTTTGCCGCTACCGGCGCCCGCATGATCACCCAGACGCTGCATGAGCTGAAACGCCGTGGCGGCGGGCTGGGCCTGACCACCGCCTGCGCCGCCGGAGGGTTAGGCGCCGCAATGATCGTGGAGGTGGAATGA
- a CDS encoding YfcZ/YiiS family protein — protein MSDAINKCSAQETAACCCVDVGTVMDNTDCTASYSQMFSNQQDAQAMLAALTEKARAVESDPCDISSSIKSVDGGVQLAADFTFACQAETLIFQLGLR, from the coding sequence ATGTCAGATGCAATTAATAAATGCAGCGCCCAGGAAACCGCAGCCTGTTGCTGCGTGGATGTCGGCACCGTAATGGATAATACCGATTGCACCGCATCCTACAGCCAGATGTTTAGCAATCAGCAAGATGCGCAAGCCATGTTGGCCGCGCTGACCGAAAAGGCGCGTGCGGTGGAGTCCGACCCGTGCGACATCAGCAGTAGCATTAAATCGGTTGACGGCGGCGTGCAACTGGCGGCCGATTTTACCTTCGCCTGCCAGGCGGAAACCCTGATTTTCCAGCTCGGCCTGCGTTAA